A stretch of the Ptiloglossa arizonensis isolate GNS036 chromosome 1, iyPtiAriz1_principal, whole genome shotgun sequence genome encodes the following:
- the LOC143150161 gene encoding uncharacterized protein LOC143150161 isoform X2 produces the protein MKYILILLLQLLCINLGKAREITHEDIKDAMLSLVHMMRENNEKLERHEARERQLGEQLKKTIAVLTKRMSTVDALKLQVTKLDEKVTGIEQLISQRDERERIQMQKTVDTLEDLESRLEGWLTDIENKVSEVNTRSDIAIPPVDNISLVFSKLNDTESLLMERISKAESILKSETVELKETTSVQSRTTQALLGEILDIGSRITVLEISLEKVREHSQNIKEKLQEPQFDITNIDQYAQALPPIQKILENTSNQIRELPRISEIQTLHNESQAFLQETKHVLEDIVTRGINDIESKLMEIKDETKDTVGALRMDLVNNTEHVNQELHDLEKGQSVMVSMADHVLDTKKRVEYGVHQILLEVGDLVKAQSININDTLNQRFDGISNDIMDNQNGALANLTTKMEQEMNQVWRQINVMYQQMTESAKALDKLHKQNEEYVNGTTSTMGGMETKVGKITKRMEEVDENLNYLLGRLSLVTQEFNQIKTGLGTALDNIKASFKEVQDKTNDLRHPGPHPIPENYKELNESNNNKPDVVKIK, from the exons ATgaagtatattttaatattgcttTTACAGTTACTTTGTATTAATCTTGGTAAAGCTAGAGAGATTAC GCATGAAGATATTAAGGATGCAATGTTGAGTTTGGTACACATGAtgcgtgaaaataatgaaaagttaGAAAGGCACGAAGCACGAGAACGTCAATTAGGTGAACAATTAAAGAAAACAATTGCAGTTTTGACAAAACGCATGTCAACAGTTGATGCTCTAAAATTACAGGTGACAAAACTTGATGAAAAAGTAACTGGAATCGAACAATTAATTTCTCag agaGATGAACGAGAAAGAATACAAATGCAGAAAACTGTTGACACTTTGGAAGATTTAGAAAGTCGTTTGGAAGGATGGCTTACagatattgaaaataaagtaTCTGAAGTAAATACTCGTTCGGACATTGCAATACCTCCTGTTGATAATATCTCTCTTGTTTTCTCAAAACTAAACGATACAGAATCATTGTTAatggaaagaatttcaaaagcaGAGTCAATTTTAAAATCTGAGACAGTGGAATTAAAAGAAACTACAAGTGTTCAATCAAGAACAACACAAGCATTATTGGGAgag ATCCTGGATATTGGTTCAAGAATTACTGTTCTTgaaatttcattggaaaaaGTTAGAGAACATtctcaaaatattaaagaaaaattgcaagaacCACAATTTGATATTACTAATATTGATCAGTATGCACAAGCACTGCCTcctatccaaaaaattttagaaaatacttCTAATCAAATTAGAGAATTACCAAG GATTAGTGAAATTCAAACTCTTCACAATGAATCCCAGGCATTCTTACAAGAAACCAAACATGTTTTAGAAGATATTGTTACTAGAGGAATTAATGACATTGAAAGTAAACTAATGGAGATTAAAGATGAAACTAAAGATACAGTAGGAGCTCTTAG AATGGACTTGGTAAATAATACTGAACATGTTAATCAAGAATTACATGATCTCGAAAAAGGGCAATCAGTAATGGTCTCAATGGCTGATCATGTTTTGGATACTAAAAAAAGAGTTGAATATGGAGTGCATCAAATTCTCTTAGAAGTAGGGGATTTAGTGAAAGCACAAAGCATAAATATCAATGATACCTTAAATCAAAGATTTGATGGTATATCCAATGATATAATGGATAATCAAAATGGAGCTTTGGCAAATTTGACGACTAAAATGGAACAAGAAATGAATCAG GTGTGGAGACAAATAAATGTTATGTACCAACAAATGACAGAAAGTGCCAAAGCATTAGATAAATTACATaaacaaaatgaagaatatgttAATGGTACAACTTCCACTATGGGTGGAATGGAAACAAAG GTGGGCAAAATAACAAAACGTATGGAAGAAGTAGATGAAAACTTAAATTATCTTTTGGGGCGACTCTCATTAGTGACACAAGAATTTAATCAAATAAAAACAGGATTAGGTACTGCATTAGATAATATTAAAGCATCATTCAAAGAAGTTCAAGATAAAACAAATGATTTAAGACATCCAGGACCACATCCAATACCAGAAAATTATAAAGAATTGAATGaatctaataataataaaccaGATG ttgtgaaaataaagtaa
- the LOC143150161 gene encoding uncharacterized protein LOC143150161 isoform X1 produces MKYILILLLQLLCINLGKAREITHEDIKDAMLSLVHMMRENNEKLERHEARERQLGEQLKKTIAVLTKRMSTVDALKLQVTKLDEKVTGIEQLISQRDERERIQMQKTVDTLEDLESRLEGWLTDIENKVSEVNTRSDIAIPPVDNISLVFSKLNDTESLLMERISKAESILKSETVELKETTSVQSRTTQALLGEILDIGSRITVLEISLEKVREHSQNIKEKLQEPQFDITNIDQYAQALPPIQKILENTSNQIRELPRISEIQTLHNESQAFLQETKHVLEDIVTRGINDIESKLMEIKDETKDTVGALRMDLVNNTEHVNQELHDLEKGQSVMVSMADHVLDTKKRVEYGVHQILLEVGDLVKAQSININDTLNQRFDGISNDIMDNQNGALANLTTKMEQEMNQVWRQINVMYQQMTESAKALDKLHKQNEEYVNGTTSTMGGMETKVGKITKRMEEVDENLNYLLGRLSLVTQEFNQIKTGLGTALDNIKASFKEVQDKTNDLRHPGPHPIPENYKELNESNNNKPDGKPLPEIVNHIFNPQIN; encoded by the exons ATgaagtatattttaatattgcttTTACAGTTACTTTGTATTAATCTTGGTAAAGCTAGAGAGATTAC GCATGAAGATATTAAGGATGCAATGTTGAGTTTGGTACACATGAtgcgtgaaaataatgaaaagttaGAAAGGCACGAAGCACGAGAACGTCAATTAGGTGAACAATTAAAGAAAACAATTGCAGTTTTGACAAAACGCATGTCAACAGTTGATGCTCTAAAATTACAGGTGACAAAACTTGATGAAAAAGTAACTGGAATCGAACAATTAATTTCTCag agaGATGAACGAGAAAGAATACAAATGCAGAAAACTGTTGACACTTTGGAAGATTTAGAAAGTCGTTTGGAAGGATGGCTTACagatattgaaaataaagtaTCTGAAGTAAATACTCGTTCGGACATTGCAATACCTCCTGTTGATAATATCTCTCTTGTTTTCTCAAAACTAAACGATACAGAATCATTGTTAatggaaagaatttcaaaagcaGAGTCAATTTTAAAATCTGAGACAGTGGAATTAAAAGAAACTACAAGTGTTCAATCAAGAACAACACAAGCATTATTGGGAgag ATCCTGGATATTGGTTCAAGAATTACTGTTCTTgaaatttcattggaaaaaGTTAGAGAACATtctcaaaatattaaagaaaaattgcaagaacCACAATTTGATATTACTAATATTGATCAGTATGCACAAGCACTGCCTcctatccaaaaaattttagaaaatacttCTAATCAAATTAGAGAATTACCAAG GATTAGTGAAATTCAAACTCTTCACAATGAATCCCAGGCATTCTTACAAGAAACCAAACATGTTTTAGAAGATATTGTTACTAGAGGAATTAATGACATTGAAAGTAAACTAATGGAGATTAAAGATGAAACTAAAGATACAGTAGGAGCTCTTAG AATGGACTTGGTAAATAATACTGAACATGTTAATCAAGAATTACATGATCTCGAAAAAGGGCAATCAGTAATGGTCTCAATGGCTGATCATGTTTTGGATACTAAAAAAAGAGTTGAATATGGAGTGCATCAAATTCTCTTAGAAGTAGGGGATTTAGTGAAAGCACAAAGCATAAATATCAATGATACCTTAAATCAAAGATTTGATGGTATATCCAATGATATAATGGATAATCAAAATGGAGCTTTGGCAAATTTGACGACTAAAATGGAACAAGAAATGAATCAG GTGTGGAGACAAATAAATGTTATGTACCAACAAATGACAGAAAGTGCCAAAGCATTAGATAAATTACATaaacaaaatgaagaatatgttAATGGTACAACTTCCACTATGGGTGGAATGGAAACAAAG GTGGGCAAAATAACAAAACGTATGGAAGAAGTAGATGAAAACTTAAATTATCTTTTGGGGCGACTCTCATTAGTGACACAAGAATTTAATCAAATAAAAACAGGATTAGGTACTGCATTAGATAATATTAAAGCATCATTCAAAGAAGTTCAAGATAAAACAAATGATTTAAGACATCCAGGACCACATCCAATACCAGAAAATTATAAAGAATTGAATGaatctaataataataaaccaGATGGTAAGCCTTTACCAGAAATTGTTAATCATATTTTTAATCCTCAAATTAACTAA